In Pseudomonas alcaliphila JAB1, a single window of DNA contains:
- the nuoL gene encoding NADH-quinone oxidoreductase subunit L, whose protein sequence is MNLLALTLFFPLLGWLLLAFSRGRLSENTSALIGVGSIGLAAASAAWVTAAFLGNPPAGGAYSLTLWQWMSVEGLAPSFTLYLDGLSLTMLGVVTGVGFLIHLFASWYMRGEEGYSRFFAYTNLFIFSMLLLVLGDNLLVLFFGWEGVGLCSYLLIGFYYKHVPNGNAALKAFIVTRVGDVFLMIGLFLLFLNLGTLNIQELMVLAPQQYVAGDAWLWLATLMLLGGAVGKSAQLPLQTWLADAMAGPTPVSALIHAATMVTAGVYLIARTHGLFLLTPEILELVGMVGGVTLVLAGFAALVQTDIKRILAYSTMSQIGYMFLALGVGAWDAAIFHLMTHAFFKALLFLASGAVIHACHHEQNIFRMGGLWKKLPLAYASFVVGGAALAALPLLTAGFYSKDEILWEAFASGHSELLYAGLVGAFLTSIYTFRLIFIAFHGEQKTEAHAGHGIAHNLPLLVLIVLSTFIGAWITPPLAGVLPQSAGHAGGEAKHSLELLSGLIAVSGIVIAALLFLGQRRVASAVAQSAPGRLLSALWFAAWGFDWLYDKLFVRPYLALCHLLRRDPIDRSIGLIPLLARGGNATLVRSENGQVRWYAASIAGGAVLVLAAILFLS, encoded by the coding sequence ATGAACCTTCTAGCCCTGACTCTATTCTTCCCGCTGCTCGGCTGGCTGCTGCTGGCCTTCTCGCGCGGGCGCCTCTCGGAAAACACCAGTGCGCTGATCGGCGTCGGCTCCATCGGCCTGGCCGCCGCCAGCGCTGCCTGGGTGACCGCCGCGTTCCTCGGCAACCCGCCGGCCGGCGGCGCCTACAGCCTGACCCTGTGGCAGTGGATGAGCGTCGAAGGCCTGGCGCCGAGCTTCACCCTGTATCTGGACGGCCTGTCGCTGACCATGCTTGGCGTGGTCACCGGCGTGGGTTTTTTGATCCACCTGTTCGCCAGCTGGTACATGCGCGGCGAGGAAGGCTATTCGCGCTTCTTCGCCTACACCAACCTGTTCATCTTCAGCATGTTGCTGCTGGTGCTCGGCGACAACCTGCTGGTGCTGTTCTTCGGCTGGGAAGGCGTGGGCCTGTGCTCGTACCTGCTGATCGGCTTCTACTACAAGCACGTGCCCAACGGTAACGCCGCGCTCAAGGCCTTCATCGTCACCCGCGTCGGCGACGTGTTCCTGATGATTGGCCTGTTCCTGCTGTTCCTCAACCTCGGCACCCTGAACATTCAGGAGCTGATGGTGCTAGCACCGCAGCAATACGTGGCCGGTGACGCCTGGCTGTGGCTTGCCACGCTGATGCTGCTCGGCGGCGCGGTGGGTAAATCTGCCCAGCTGCCGCTGCAGACCTGGCTGGCCGATGCGATGGCAGGCCCTACCCCGGTGTCGGCGCTGATCCACGCGGCGACCATGGTTACCGCCGGCGTATACCTGATCGCCCGTACCCACGGCCTGTTCCTGCTGACCCCGGAGATTCTCGAGCTGGTCGGCATGGTCGGCGGCGTGACCCTGGTGCTGGCCGGCTTTGCCGCGCTGGTGCAGACCGACATCAAGCGCATCCTCGCCTACTCGACCATGAGCCAGATCGGCTACATGTTCCTCGCCCTGGGCGTTGGTGCCTGGGACGCGGCGATCTTCCACCTGATGACCCACGCCTTCTTCAAGGCCCTGCTGTTCCTTGCTTCCGGTGCGGTGATCCATGCCTGCCACCACGAGCAGAACATCTTCAGGATGGGCGGCCTGTGGAAGAAGCTGCCACTGGCCTATGCCAGCTTCGTCGTCGGCGGTGCCGCCCTGGCTGCCCTGCCGCTGCTGACCGCCGGCTTCTACTCCAAGGACGAAATCCTCTGGGAAGCCTTCGCCAGTGGCCACAGCGAGCTGCTCTACGCGGGTCTGGTCGGTGCCTTCCTGACCTCGATCTACACCTTCCGCCTGATCTTCATCGCCTTCCACGGCGAGCAGAAGACCGAGGCGCACGCCGGTCATGGCATCGCCCACAACCTGCCGCTGCTGGTGCTGATCGTGCTGTCCACCTTCATCGGCGCCTGGATCACCCCGCCTTTGGCCGGCGTGCTGCCACAAAGCGCCGGCCATGCCGGTGGCGAGGCCAAGCACAGCCTGGAGCTGCTGTCGGGGCTGATCGCGGTGAGCGGCATCGTCATCGCCGCCCTGCTCTTCCTCGGCCAGCGCCGCGTCGCCTCCGCCGTGGCGCAGAGCGCGCCGGGTCGCCTGCTGAGCGCCCTGTGGTTCGCCGCCTGGGGTTTCGATTGGCTGTACGACAAGCTGTTCGTGCGCCCCTACCTTGCGCTCTGCCATCTGCTGCGCCGCGACCCCATCGACCGCAGCATCGGCCTGATTCCGCTGCTTGCGCGCGGTGGTAATGCCACGCTGGTGCGCAGCGAAAACGGCCAGGTGCGCTGGTACGCCGCCTCGATCGCCGGGGGCGCCGTGCTGGTGCTCGCCGCCATCCTCTTTCTGAGTTAA
- the nuoN gene encoding NADH-quinone oxidoreductase subunit NuoN produces the protein MEHHAVEFTLQHLIALLPLLVTSLTAIVVMLAIAAKRNHALTFILSVVGLNLALLSLIPALEVAPLEVTPLLLIDTFACYYMALVLAASLACVTLIHAYLGGESGKGYPGNREELYLLVLLSAAGGLVLVSAQHLASLFIGLELLSVPTYGMIAYAFFNKRSLEAGIKYMVLSAAGSAFLLFGMALLYAESGNLAFADIGVSLARESSQLVQIGIGMMLIGLAFKLSLVPFHLWTPDVYEGAPAPVAAFLATASKVAVFAVLLRLYQISPAMSGGWLSDLLTLIAIASILFGNLLALLQNNLKRLLGYSSIAHFGYLLVALIASQGLAVEAVGVYLATYVLTSLGAFGVITLMSTPYSGRDADALYEYRGLFWRRPYLTAVLTVMMLSLAGIPLTAGFIGKFYVIAAGVEAQLWWLLGAMVLGSAIGVFYYLRVMVTLFMREPNMHRHDAPFDWGQRAGGIMLLVVALLAFIIGVYPQPLLELVQHAGLVALAQ, from the coding sequence ATGGAACATCACGCTGTCGAATTCACCCTGCAACACCTGATCGCCCTGCTGCCACTGCTGGTGACCAGCCTCACCGCTATCGTGGTGATGCTGGCCATCGCCGCCAAGCGCAATCACGCCCTGACCTTCATCCTCTCGGTGGTGGGCCTGAACCTGGCGCTGCTATCGTTGATTCCGGCACTGGAAGTAGCGCCGCTGGAAGTCACCCCGCTGCTGCTGATCGACACCTTCGCCTGCTACTACATGGCGCTGGTGCTGGCCGCCAGCCTGGCCTGCGTCACGCTGATCCATGCCTACCTGGGCGGCGAGTCCGGCAAGGGCTACCCGGGCAACCGCGAGGAGCTGTACCTGCTGGTGCTGCTCTCCGCCGCGGGCGGCCTGGTGCTGGTCAGCGCCCAGCATCTGGCCAGCCTGTTCATTGGCCTGGAACTGCTGTCGGTACCGACCTACGGCATGATCGCCTACGCCTTCTTCAACAAGCGCTCGCTGGAGGCCGGCATCAAGTACATGGTGCTGTCGGCCGCAGGCAGTGCCTTCCTGCTGTTCGGCATGGCGCTGTTGTATGCCGAGTCCGGCAATCTGGCCTTCGCCGATATCGGCGTCAGCCTGGCGCGCGAGAGCAGTCAGCTGGTGCAGATCGGCATCGGCATGATGTTGATCGGCCTGGCCTTCAAGCTGTCGCTGGTGCCCTTCCACCTGTGGACGCCGGACGTCTACGAAGGCGCCCCTGCGCCAGTAGCAGCCTTCCTCGCTACTGCCAGCAAGGTGGCGGTATTCGCCGTGCTGCTGCGCCTGTACCAGATATCCCCGGCCATGAGCGGCGGCTGGCTGAGCGACCTGCTGACCCTGATCGCCATCGCGTCGATTCTGTTCGGCAACTTGCTGGCGCTGCTGCAGAACAACCTCAAACGCCTGCTCGGTTACTCGTCGATCGCCCACTTCGGCTACCTGCTGGTGGCGTTGATCGCCAGCCAGGGCCTGGCCGTCGAGGCCGTGGGCGTGTATCTGGCCACCTACGTGCTGACCAGCCTCGGCGCCTTCGGCGTGATTACCCTGATGTCCACGCCCTACAGCGGCCGTGATGCCGATGCGCTGTACGAGTACCGTGGCCTGTTCTGGCGCCGCCCGTACCTGACCGCCGTGCTCACGGTGATGATGCTGTCGCTGGCCGGTATTCCGCTGACCGCAGGCTTCATCGGCAAGTTCTACGTGATCGCCGCCGGCGTCGAGGCGCAGCTGTGGTGGCTGCTCGGCGCCATGGTGCTGGGCAGTGCCATCGGCGTGTTCTATTACCTGCGGGTGATGGTCACGCTGTTCATGCGCGAACCCAATATGCATCGCCACGATGCGCCCTTCGACTGGGGTCAGCGTGCCGGCGGCATCATGCTGCTGGTGGTCGCCCTGCTCGCCTTCATCATCGGCGTGTACCCGCAGCCACTGCTGGAGCTGGTCCAGCACGCCGGACTGGTTGCCCTGGCGCAGTAA
- the nuoH gene encoding NADH-quinone oxidoreductase subunit NuoH, with product MSWLTPEVIEIVIAVLKAIVILLVVVVCGALLSFVERRLLGWWQDRYGPNRVGPFGMFQIAADMIKMFFKEDWTPPFADKFIFILAPMIAFSAMLMAFAIIPITPTWGVADLNIGILFFFAMAGLSVYAVLFAGWSSSNKFALLGSLRASAQTISYEVFLALALMGVVAQVGSFNMRDIVDYQAQNLWFIIPQFFGFCTFFIAAVAVTHRHPFDQPEAEQELADGYHIEYAGMKWGMFFVGEYVAIVTVSALLVTLFFGGWHGPFGILPQIPFFWFALKTAFFIMIFILLRASIPRPRYDQVMAFSWKFCLPLTLINLLVTGAVVLATAQ from the coding sequence ATGAGCTGGTTGACGCCCGAAGTGATCGAGATCGTCATCGCGGTGCTCAAGGCCATCGTCATCCTGCTGGTGGTGGTGGTCTGCGGCGCGCTGCTGAGCTTCGTCGAGCGGCGCCTGCTCGGCTGGTGGCAGGATCGCTACGGCCCCAACCGTGTGGGGCCGTTCGGCATGTTTCAGATCGCCGCCGACATGATCAAGATGTTCTTCAAGGAGGACTGGACGCCGCCGTTCGCCGACAAGTTCATCTTCATCCTGGCACCGATGATCGCCTTCTCGGCGATGCTGATGGCCTTCGCCATCATCCCTATCACCCCGACCTGGGGTGTGGCGGATCTGAACATCGGCATCCTGTTCTTCTTCGCCATGGCGGGTCTTTCGGTCTATGCCGTGCTGTTCGCCGGCTGGTCGAGCAGCAACAAGTTCGCCCTGCTCGGCAGCCTGCGTGCCTCGGCCCAGACCATCTCCTACGAGGTGTTCCTGGCCCTGGCACTGATGGGCGTGGTGGCGCAGGTCGGCTCGTTCAACATGCGCGACATCGTCGATTACCAGGCGCAGAACCTGTGGTTCATCATTCCGCAGTTCTTCGGCTTCTGTACCTTCTTCATCGCTGCCGTTGCGGTGACCCACCGTCACCCGTTCGACCAACCGGAGGCCGAGCAGGAGCTGGCCGATGGTTACCACATCGAATACGCCGGGATGAAATGGGGCATGTTCTTCGTTGGCGAGTACGTGGCCATCGTCACCGTATCGGCGCTACTGGTAACCCTGTTCTTCGGTGGCTGGCACGGCCCGTTCGGCATCCTGCCGCAGATTCCGTTCTTCTGGTTCGCGCTGAAAACGGCCTTCTTCATCATGATCTTCATCCTGCTGCGCGCATCGATCCCACGCCCGCGCTATGACCAGGTAATGGCCTTCAGCTGGAAGTTCTGCTTGCCGCTGACCCTGATCAACCTGCTGGTGACCGGCGCCGTCGTGCTGGCCACGGCCCAGTAA
- the tam gene encoding trans-aconitate 2-methyltransferase translates to MSWSAQQYSLFERQRTRPVHDLLAAVPRDDVELAVDLGCGPGNSTAVLQAHAPQARVMGIDSSDDMLRAARERLPQVTFQLADIQHWQAEHAPQLILANASLQWLPDHAQLYPRLLAQLAPGGWLAIQTPDNLQEPAHRLAREVAADGPWAAQIGEVRHAERHSAQAYYDILGAHASELDIWRTTYFHVLDNAAAVVEWFKSTALLPFLQPLEAEQQAAFLERYQAAIAEAYPAQADGRVLLPFPRLFLVARR, encoded by the coding sequence ATGAGTTGGTCCGCCCAGCAGTATTCCCTGTTTGAACGCCAGCGTACCCGCCCCGTGCATGATCTGCTGGCGGCGGTGCCGCGCGATGATGTCGAGCTGGCCGTCGACCTGGGCTGCGGCCCCGGTAATTCCACTGCCGTATTGCAGGCTCATGCGCCACAGGCGCGGGTGATGGGTATCGACAGCAGTGACGACATGCTGCGCGCAGCGCGTGAGCGGTTGCCCCAGGTGACCTTCCAATTGGCGGATATCCAGCACTGGCAGGCCGAGCACGCACCGCAGTTGATCCTGGCCAACGCCTCGCTGCAGTGGTTGCCGGATCACGCGCAGCTCTACCCGAGATTGCTGGCGCAGCTGGCACCCGGTGGCTGGCTGGCGATCCAGACGCCGGACAACCTGCAGGAGCCGGCACACCGCCTGGCCCGCGAGGTGGCGGCCGACGGGCCCTGGGCTGCACAAATCGGCGAGGTGCGCCATGCCGAGCGGCACAGCGCGCAGGCCTATTACGACATCCTCGGCGCCCATGCGAGCGAGCTGGATATCTGGCGCACCACCTACTTCCATGTGCTGGACAATGCCGCGGCGGTGGTGGAGTGGTTCAAGTCCACGGCGTTGCTGCCGTTCCTGCAGCCGCTGGAGGCCGAGCAGCAGGCAGCTTTCCTCGAGCGCTATCAGGCGGCGATTGCTGAAGCCTATCCGGCGCAGGCCGATGGTCGGGTGTTGCTGCCGTTTCCGCGTCTGTTTCTGGTGGCTCGGCGGTAG
- the nuoM gene encoding NADH-quinone oxidoreductase subunit M gives MILPWLILIPFIGGLLCWQGERFGHVLPRWIALITMGLLLGLGLWLWVSGDFTLAPAPGGEPRWAHEFVIDWIPRLGITIHLAMDGLSVLMVVLTGLLGVLSVLCSWNEIQNRVGFFHLNLMWILGGVVGVFLAVDLFLFFFFWEMMLVPMYFLIALWGHSGSDGRTRITAATKFFIFTQASGLIMLVSILALVFVHFNQTGVLTFNYADLLKTELAPGTEYLLMLGFFVAFAVKFPVVPVHSWLPDAHAQAPTAGSVDLAGILLKTAAYGLLRFALPLFPNASAEFAPIAQWLGVFAIIYGALLSFAQTDIKRLVAYSSVSHMGFVLIAIYSGSQIALQGAVVQMVAHGLSAAALFILCGQLYERVHTRDLRQMGGIWARMPWLPAISLFFAAAALGLPGTGNFVGEFLILIGSFPGAPWIVVLAATGLVLGSVYALAMIHRAYFGPVQQDAPLPGLKARELAMVLGLAALLILLGVYPQPVLDTSAASMHGVQQWMAGALDQLASGR, from the coding sequence ATGATTCTGCCCTGGCTAATCCTGATTCCCTTCATCGGCGGCCTGCTGTGCTGGCAAGGCGAGCGCTTCGGCCACGTCCTGCCGCGCTGGATCGCCCTGATCACCATGGGCCTGCTGCTGGGCCTCGGCCTGTGGCTGTGGGTCAGCGGTGATTTCACCCTGGCACCCGCTCCTGGCGGCGAGCCGCGCTGGGCCCACGAGTTCGTCATCGACTGGATCCCGCGCCTGGGCATCACCATCCACCTGGCGATGGACGGCCTGTCGGTGCTGATGGTAGTGCTCACCGGCCTGCTCGGCGTGCTCTCGGTGCTCTGCTCGTGGAACGAGATCCAGAACCGTGTCGGCTTCTTCCACCTCAACCTGATGTGGATTCTTGGTGGCGTGGTCGGCGTGTTCCTCGCCGTCGACCTGTTCCTGTTCTTCTTCTTCTGGGAAATGATGCTGGTGCCGATGTATTTTCTCATCGCGCTCTGGGGTCATAGCGGCAGCGACGGCCGTACCCGCATCACCGCCGCCACCAAGTTCTTCATCTTCACCCAGGCCAGCGGTCTGATCATGCTGGTGTCGATCCTGGCCCTGGTGTTCGTGCACTTCAACCAGACCGGCGTGCTGACCTTCAACTACGCCGACCTGCTGAAGACCGAGCTGGCGCCAGGCACCGAATACCTGCTGATGCTCGGTTTCTTTGTCGCCTTCGCGGTGAAGTTCCCGGTGGTGCCGGTGCACTCCTGGCTGCCGGACGCCCACGCCCAGGCACCGACCGCCGGCTCCGTCGACCTGGCCGGCATTCTGCTGAAGACTGCGGCCTACGGCCTGCTGCGCTTCGCCCTGCCGCTGTTCCCCAACGCCTCGGCGGAGTTCGCGCCCATCGCCCAGTGGCTTGGCGTGTTCGCCATCATCTACGGCGCCCTGCTGTCGTTCGCACAGACCGACATCAAGCGCCTGGTGGCCTACTCCAGCGTCTCGCACATGGGCTTCGTGCTGATTGCCATCTATTCGGGCAGCCAGATCGCCCTGCAAGGTGCGGTGGTGCAGATGGTCGCCCACGGCCTGTCCGCTGCTGCGCTGTTCATCCTCTGCGGCCAGCTCTACGAGCGCGTGCACACCCGTGACCTGCGCCAGATGGGCGGCATCTGGGCGCGTATGCCGTGGCTGCCGGCCATCAGCCTGTTCTTCGCCGCTGCCGCGCTGGGCCTGCCGGGCACCGGCAACTTCGTCGGCGAATTCCTCATCCTGATCGGCAGCTTCCCCGGCGCGCCCTGGATCGTGGTGCTGGCCGCCACCGGCCTGGTGCTCGGCTCGGTGTACGCCCTAGCGATGATCCACCGCGCCTACTTCGGCCCGGTGCAACAGGACGCGCCGCTGCCTGGCCTGAAAGCCCGTGAGCTGGCGATGGTACTCGGCCTCGCGGCCCTGCTGATTCTGCTTGGCGTTTACCCGCAACCGGTGCTCGATACCTCCGCTGCCAGCATGCATGGCGTGCAGCAGTGGATGGCTGGCGCCCTCGATCAACTCGCCTCGGGCCGGTAA
- the nuoK gene encoding NADH-quinone oxidoreductase subunit NuoK: protein MTGIPLEHGLALAGVLFCIGLVGLMVRRNILFILMSLEVMMNAAALAFVVAGARWGAADGQVMFILVITLAAAEASIGLAILLQLYRRFNTLDIDAASEMRG from the coding sequence ATGACCGGTATTCCACTCGAACACGGCCTGGCCCTGGCCGGCGTGCTGTTCTGCATTGGCCTGGTCGGCCTGATGGTGCGGCGCAACATCCTGTTCATCCTGATGAGCCTGGAAGTGATGATGAACGCCGCCGCGCTCGCCTTCGTCGTCGCCGGCGCCCGCTGGGGCGCGGCTGACGGCCAGGTAATGTTCATTCTGGTGATTACCCTGGCAGCCGCTGAGGCCAGCATCGGCCTGGCGATCCTGCTGCAGCTGTATCGCCGCTTCAACACTCTGGATATCGACGCTGCCAGCGAGATGCGCGGATGA
- the nuoJ gene encoding NADH-quinone oxidoreductase subunit J, with the protein MEFAFYFAAGVAVAATVGVVTNTNPVHALLYLIVSLLAVSMVFFALGAPFAGALEIIVYAGAIMVLFVFVVMMLNLGPAAAEQERKWLTPGIWVGPAILSALLLGQLLYVLLNHVSDAHIGHTTVEAKAVGISLFGPYLLAVELASMLLLAALVAAYHLGRHDAKEPTA; encoded by the coding sequence ATGGAATTTGCCTTCTATTTCGCCGCCGGAGTGGCGGTGGCCGCAACGGTCGGGGTGGTCACCAACACCAACCCGGTGCATGCCCTGCTCTATCTCATCGTCTCGCTGCTGGCGGTGTCGATGGTGTTCTTTGCCCTCGGTGCGCCCTTCGCCGGCGCGCTGGAAATCATCGTCTACGCCGGCGCCATCATGGTGCTGTTCGTCTTCGTGGTGATGATGCTCAACCTCGGCCCGGCTGCTGCCGAGCAGGAGCGCAAGTGGCTGACGCCCGGTATCTGGGTCGGCCCGGCGATTCTCAGCGCCCTGCTGCTCGGCCAGTTGCTCTATGTGCTGCTGAATCACGTCAGCGACGCCCACATCGGCCACACCACAGTGGAAGCCAAGGCCGTCGGTATCAGCCTGTTCGGCCCCTACCTGCTGGCCGTGGAGCTGGCCTCCATGCTGCTGCTCGCCGCACTGGTCGCTGCCTACCACCTGGGCCGCCACGACGCCAAGGAGCCCACCGCATGA
- the nuoI gene encoding NADH-quinone oxidoreductase subunit NuoI translates to MFKYIWDVLVGTGTQLRSLAMVFSHGFRKRDTLQYPEEAVYLPPRYRGRIVLTRDPDGEERCVACNLCAVACPVGCISLQKAETDDGRWYPEFFRINFSRCIFCGLCEEACPTTAIQLTPDFEMGEFNRQDLVYEKEDLLISGPGKNPDYNFYRVAGMAIAGKPKGAAQNEAEPINVKGLLP, encoded by the coding sequence ATGTTCAAATACATATGGGATGTGCTGGTCGGTACCGGCACCCAACTGCGCAGCCTGGCCATGGTGTTCAGCCATGGTTTTCGCAAGCGCGACACCCTGCAATACCCGGAAGAGGCGGTCTACCTGCCGCCACGCTACCGTGGCCGCATCGTCCTGACCCGCGACCCCGACGGCGAGGAACGCTGTGTGGCCTGCAACCTGTGCGCCGTGGCCTGCCCGGTGGGCTGCATCTCGCTGCAGAAGGCGGAAACCGACGACGGGCGCTGGTACCCGGAATTCTTCCGCATCAACTTCTCGCGCTGCATCTTCTGCGGCCTGTGCGAGGAAGCCTGCCCGACCACCGCGATCCAGCTCACCCCCGATTTCGAGATGGGCGAGTTCAACCGCCAGGATCTGGTGTACGAGAAGGAAGACCTGCTGATCAGCGGCCCCGGCAAGAACCCGGACTACAACTTCTACCGCGTTGCCGGTATGGCCATCGCCGGCAAGCCCAAGGGCGCCGCGCAGAACGAGGCCGAGCCGATCAACGTCAAGGGGCTGTTGCCATGA
- a CDS encoding TRAP transporter substrate-binding protein: MFNTVRVMAICAMAFASLSATSALADEPILIKFSHVVADATPKGQGALLFKQLVEERLAGKVKVEVYPNSSLFGDANELEALRKNDVQLLAPSLAKFEQYTKQLQVFDLPFLFDDLDAVNRFQKRAKGRQLLRSMEDHNIVGLAYWHNGMKQLSATRALNMPGDANGLSFRIQPSAVLEAQFGQVGANSQKLPFSEVFKALQSGQVQGAENPWSNIYSQKLHEVQPFISETNHGVLDYMLVSNSRFWYGIPHQTRMELEAIIDEVTYVVNKQAEAANQADRQRIVDSGRSQVINLTAEQRQAWRDAMRPVWEQFQGQIGSDVIKAAQTVNRKHRE, translated from the coding sequence ATGTTCAATACAGTTCGCGTCATGGCCATCTGCGCCATGGCGTTCGCCTCTCTCAGCGCAACCAGCGCGCTGGCCGATGAACCTATCCTGATCAAGTTCTCCCATGTCGTGGCCGATGCCACTCCCAAGGGCCAGGGCGCACTGCTGTTCAAGCAGTTGGTCGAGGAACGTCTGGCCGGCAAGGTGAAGGTCGAGGTCTACCCGAACTCCAGCCTCTTTGGCGACGCCAATGAGCTGGAAGCCCTGCGCAAAAACGATGTTCAGTTGCTGGCACCGTCTCTGGCGAAGTTCGAGCAGTACACCAAGCAACTGCAGGTGTTCGACCTGCCGTTCCTGTTCGATGACCTGGATGCGGTCAACCGCTTCCAGAAACGCGCCAAGGGCCGCCAGTTGTTGCGCTCGATGGAAGACCACAACATCGTTGGTCTGGCTTACTGGCATAACGGCATGAAGCAGCTTTCCGCCACTCGCGCGCTGAACATGCCTGGCGATGCCAATGGTCTGAGCTTCCGTATTCAGCCGTCGGCAGTACTGGAAGCACAATTCGGCCAGGTGGGCGCAAATAGTCAGAAACTGCCGTTCTCGGAAGTCTTCAAAGCGCTACAGAGTGGCCAGGTACAGGGGGCGGAAAACCCCTGGTCGAACATCTATAGCCAGAAGCTGCATGAAGTGCAGCCCTTCATCAGCGAAACCAACCATGGCGTGCTGGACTACATGCTGGTGAGCAATTCGCGCTTCTGGTACGGCATCCCACATCAGACCCGGATGGAGCTGGAAGCCATCATCGATGAGGTCACCTACGTGGTGAACAAACAGGCCGAAGCCGCCAACCAGGCCGACCGCCAGCGCATCGTGGATTCTGGCCGCAGCCAGGTCATCAACCTGACCGCCGAGCAGCGCCAGGCCTGGCGCGATGCGATGCGTCCGGTATGGGAACAGTTCCAAGGGCAGATTGGCAGTGACGTGATCAAGGCGGCGCAGACGGTGAACCGCAAGCATCGCGAATGA
- a CDS encoding efflux transporter outer membrane subunit — translation MTMHTVPVGASSAREEPRYNPFASRARSYSLFVLLGVLGGCALGPDYQRPELAAPAQFKQVEGWKAAAPADVLERGNWWALYGDAELNALAERLQLSNQNLAVAEAQYRQARALVRGARASFYPSLSGSAGVTRAGQGGGDSTIRTADGVTASGSGASSISKSYDLSLNAAWELDLWGKLRRGLEASRAEFEASAADLAAARLSLQSELVQNYLQLRILDEQKRLLDATVAAYARSLRLSENQYRAGIVPKSDVTQATTQLKSTQAQAIDLEWQRAQLEHAIAVLVGVSPAELSIAPRETLPALPEVPVALPSQLLERRPDVAAAERRVMAANAQIGVAEAAWFPDLSISATGGYRGSSFADWIEVPNRFWSLGPQLALTLFDGGARRAELERSEAVYDQTVAQYRQAVLDSFREVEDYLVQLRVLEQESGVQQEALDAARESLRLIENQYRAGTVDYNSVVTVQATALNNERTNLTLLGSRLTASVQLIAALGGGWQVERLQQQAPQ, via the coding sequence ATGACCATGCATACCGTTCCGGTAGGAGCGAGCTCTGCTCGCGAAGAGCCTCGATACAACCCATTCGCGAGCAGAGCTCGCTCCTACAGTCTGTTCGTGCTGCTCGGTGTGCTGGGCGGCTGCGCCCTGGGGCCTGACTATCAGCGCCCCGAACTGGCGGCACCTGCACAGTTCAAACAGGTCGAGGGCTGGAAAGCCGCCGCGCCGGCAGATGTTCTGGAGCGTGGCAACTGGTGGGCGCTGTACGGCGACGCCGAGCTCAATGCACTGGCCGAGCGCCTGCAGCTGTCCAACCAGAACCTGGCTGTCGCCGAGGCCCAGTACCGCCAGGCAAGGGCGTTGGTACGCGGTGCGCGGGCCAGCTTCTATCCATCGCTGTCCGGCAGCGCCGGGGTGACTCGGGCGGGGCAGGGTGGTGGTGACAGCACCATCCGTACCGCCGATGGCGTCACCGCCAGCGGTTCTGGAGCGTCAAGCATTTCCAAGAGTTATGACCTCAGCCTCAATGCAGCCTGGGAGCTGGATCTCTGGGGCAAGCTGCGCCGGGGTCTGGAGGCCAGCCGCGCCGAATTCGAGGCCAGCGCTGCCGACCTTGCCGCTGCGCGCCTGAGCCTGCAGAGCGAGTTGGTGCAGAACTACCTGCAACTGCGCATCCTCGACGAACAAAAGCGCCTGCTCGACGCGACAGTGGCTGCTTACGCGCGCTCGCTGCGTCTGAGCGAGAACCAGTATCGAGCCGGCATCGTGCCCAAGTCCGACGTGACCCAGGCCACCACTCAGCTCAAGAGCACCCAGGCGCAGGCAATCGATCTCGAGTGGCAGCGCGCGCAGCTCGAACATGCCATTGCCGTGCTGGTCGGCGTCAGTCCGGCCGAGCTGTCCATCGCACCGCGCGAGACCCTGCCAGCGCTGCCCGAGGTACCCGTGGCGCTGCCGTCGCAACTTCTCGAACGTCGCCCTGACGTCGCCGCGGCCGAGCGCCGGGTGATGGCAGCCAATGCGCAGATCGGCGTGGCGGAAGCGGCCTGGTTCCCGGACCTGAGCATTTCGGCGACCGGTGGCTATCGCGGCAGCAGCTTCGCCGACTGGATCGAGGTACCCAATCGCTTCTGGTCGCTCGGCCCGCAACTGGCACTGACCCTGTTCGACGGCGGCGCGCGGCGTGCGGAGCTGGAACGTAGCGAAGCCGTCTATGACCAGACCGTGGCGCAATACCGCCAGGCCGTGCTGGACAGCTTTCGTGAAGTGGAGGATTACCTCGTGCAGCTGCGCGTGCTGGAGCAGGAGAGCGGGGTGCAGCAGGAGGCGCTGGATGCGGCGCGTGAGTCGCTGCGTCTGATCGAGAACCAGTACCGCGCCGGTACCGTCGACTACAACAGCGTGGTTACCGTACAGGCCACCGCGCTGAACAACGAACGCACCAATCTCACGCTACTGGGTAGCCGGCTGACTGCCAGTGTGCAGCTGATCGCTGCTCTCGGCGGCGGCTGGCAGGTGGAGCGACTGCAGCAGCAGGCGCCCCAGTAG